In Deferribacteraceae bacterium V6Fe1, one genomic interval encodes:
- a CDS encoding response regulator transcription factor, producing MNECKILIIDDDIEIIQLLKLLLSSEGFSVASSTTALGGLELFKKNKFALVILDLGLPDLDGEHLCKILRKESDVPIIILSAKENVTAKVLCFEYGADDYITKPFENMEFLARVKAIMRRCCTNGSEDSQDTITYKGLLIDLKSREATFKDEKIEFTPKEFDVLVYLLKSVGQIVSREQIIKELWGTNTLYKWSRSLDVHIQHIRNKLSKFIPDIIKTISGVGYKIDK from the coding sequence ATGAATGAGTGTAAGATACTTATAATAGATGATGATATTGAGATAATTCAGCTTCTAAAACTATTGCTGTCAAGTGAAGGGTTTAGTGTGGCAAGCAGCACTACCGCACTTGGCGGGTTAGAGCTTTTTAAAAAAAATAAGTTTGCCCTTGTAATACTCGACTTGGGATTACCTGATCTTGACGGTGAGCATTTGTGTAAGATTTTAAGGAAAGAATCGGATGTGCCTATAATTATTTTATCGGCCAAAGAGAATGTAACAGCAAAGGTTTTGTGTTTTGAATATGGCGCGGATGATTATATCACAAAGCCGTTTGAAAATATGGAATTTCTAGCCAGAGTCAAGGCAATTATGAGAAGATGCTGCACAAATGGTAGCGAAGATTCCCAAGACACAATTACTTACAAAGGACTTCTTATCGATTTAAAGAGCAGAGAAGCTACATTTAAGGATGAAAAAATAGAGTTTACTCCAAAAGAGTTTGACGTGCTTGTTTATCTGTTGAAAAGTGTTGGGCAAATTGTAAGTCGAGAGCAGATTATCAAAGAGCTTTGGGGGACAAATACACTTTATAAATGGTCGAGAAGTCTCGATGTTCATATTCAACATATCAGAAATAAACTTTCAAAGTTTATTCCGGACATTATTAAGACAATTTCCGGAGTAGGCTATAAAATAGATAAATGA